The Alteribacter populi genomic sequence CACCGAGATCTTCGAGAAGTTGATAGTACATCACAGCATGCCCCATCGTATCCTGGTTGATCGATGAAAATGCTACATCTTCTTCAATGTGCGGAGCTAGCCCTAGCCACTCTGATCCACGGTAGGCGATCAAAAAATCATCATCAGCTAGTTGATATAAGAGAGCCTTACATGCTTTAAGGGCTTCTGGGTTGGACTTGAGGTCGTCTATGCTTTCAAATGTCACGACGAACACCTCCTAAAGTAAGTTTTTTTCTGTAAACTGTTCTTGTTCGTATTGCCGCCACTTTTTCTTCAAATAGCCGTACCCGGAGGTTTCGCGGTATTTTTTATTATCTAACCTTGTGAGAACTTGACGTTCATCTTCATTTAACCCTAAAACCTCACTTCGTTTGACAACCCAAATATTGACGCAAGGTTCCCGTCTCATAAAGTTCTCTTTTGCCATCATAATCGCCATTTCCTTATTCGGCGCGAGTAAGCTGAACTGATGCTGAAAAGGCGCCATTGGGTTTCGTTTACTAAAAACTTCGTATTCTTCGTAAAATTGACT encodes the following:
- the paaB gene encoding 1,2-phenylacetyl-CoA epoxidase subunit PaaB gives rise to the protein MSKESQFYEEYEVFSKRNPMAPFQHQFSLLAPNKEMAIMMAKENFMRREPCVNIWVVKRSEVLGLNEDERQVLTRLDNKKYRETSGYGYLKKKWRQYEQEQFTEKNLL